In the Leptospira limi genome, one interval contains:
- a CDS encoding histidine kinase yields MEKISGMGKETSEISDHIKLHIENGKILSLKTHRVSKSVEEHIKEAVGLILDRLTYPTLVPTLYTIIKELAINACKANQKRVFFEERGYSMLNPSEYARGVREYREMFSEEMSNEFGIKAKKKGYYCLINFKYNDDGIIIEVINNTPIAKEEEKSIRERLEKGMMYDDIAQFYINNADTSEGAGLGLALILIMLKGEGIDPNFFRIIIGEDSTIARLEIPLTEKYISQRDSN; encoded by the coding sequence ATGGAAAAGATTTCGGGTATGGGAAAGGAAACAAGCGAGATTTCTGATCACATCAAATTACATATCGAAAACGGGAAAATTCTCTCGCTAAAGACCCATCGGGTCTCCAAATCCGTCGAGGAACACATCAAGGAGGCCGTAGGCCTCATCTTGGACAGACTCACTTACCCTACCCTTGTTCCCACTCTCTACACCATCATCAAAGAACTCGCCATCAATGCCTGTAAGGCCAACCAAAAACGGGTCTTTTTTGAAGAAAGGGGTTATAGTATGTTAAACCCTTCCGAATATGCAAGAGGGGTTCGGGAATACCGGGAGATGTTTTCGGAAGAAATGTCGAACGAGTTTGGGATCAAAGCCAAAAAAAAAGGATATTACTGCCTTATTAATTTTAAATACAACGATGATGGTATCATCATTGAAGTGATCAATAATACACCCATTGCCAAAGAAGAAGAAAAATCCATCCGGGAACGATTGGAAAAAGGGATGATGTATGATGATATCGCTCAGTTTTATATCAACAATGCGGATACATCAGAAGGTGCAGGACTTGGTCTTGCGCTCATTCTCATCATGTTAAAAGGGGAAGGGATAGATCCTAATTTTTTTAGAATCATCATTGGCGAAGATTCCACAATTGCAAGATTGGAAATACCTTTAACGGAAAAGTATATTTCCCAACGCGATTCTAATTAA
- a CDS encoding tRNA (cytidine(34)-2'-O)-methyltransferase produces the protein MEVALYRPEIPPNTGNIARLCVNAGVPLSIVGEPAFDLSEKAVRRAGLDYWKDLDFTQFPSFEEFQRTKQGEGKRIFLVSKFGKKTYWDVSFSSQDVFLFGRETSGLPEEIHKGHPSDQIISIPMAETSRSINLSNAVAIILYEALRQEKTRTNP, from the coding sequence TTGGAAGTTGCATTGTATCGCCCGGAAATTCCACCTAACACTGGTAACATAGCTCGTTTGTGTGTGAACGCTGGTGTTCCCTTGTCCATTGTGGGTGAACCAGCCTTTGATCTTTCGGAGAAGGCAGTGAGGAGGGCGGGACTCGATTATTGGAAGGACTTGGATTTTACTCAGTTTCCTTCCTTTGAAGAATTCCAAAGGACAAAACAAGGGGAAGGGAAACGAATTTTCCTAGTATCTAAGTTTGGAAAAAAAACCTATTGGGATGTTTCATTTTCCTCTCAGGATGTGTTTTTATTTGGTCGTGAGACCTCAGGCCTTCCAGAAGAAATACACAAAGGTCACCCTTCTGACCAAATCATTTCGATTCCTATGGCAGAAACGAGTCGTTCGATCAATTTATCCAATGCTGTTGCCATCATCCTTTATGAAGCACTGCGCCAAGAAAAAACAAGGACTAACCCCTAA
- a CDS encoding glycosyltransferase family 2 protein: MTSIPLSCTIITLNEEDNLSRTLQAISFIEDIVVVDSGSTDDTVNIAKSFGARVYHHEFQNYADQKNFAITKTKYDWVLAIDADEVVSPKLKEEILFLFSKLPLETKGYLVPRLTYYLGKWIRFGGYYPNYQMRLFQKSEGQFSGGLVHERVKLNGKPSKLKNPLFHYSYKNISDHLKFIDRYSSLFAEEEFRKGKRSSVFWAFLKGCFKGFYMYWIRLGILDGKQGFVLALLGFYYNFLKYLKLYEKSNSVPSFFVMVDSVHDIESKKSTKKNSDQIHV; the protein is encoded by the coding sequence ATGACATCAATTCCCCTTTCTTGTACCATCATCACTTTAAACGAAGAAGACAATCTCAGTCGTACACTCCAAGCGATTTCCTTCATCGAAGATATCGTAGTCGTGGATTCAGGTTCCACTGATGATACTGTAAACATCGCAAAATCGTTTGGTGCACGTGTTTACCACCATGAGTTTCAAAACTATGCTGACCAAAAAAACTTTGCGATCACAAAAACAAAATATGATTGGGTCCTTGCCATCGATGCTGACGAAGTTGTTTCCCCAAAACTCAAAGAAGAAATTCTTTTTCTTTTTTCAAAACTTCCTTTAGAAACAAAGGGATATCTCGTCCCAAGGCTTACCTATTATCTAGGAAAATGGATTCGATTTGGTGGATATTATCCAAATTACCAAATGCGTTTGTTCCAGAAATCAGAAGGACAATTTAGCGGTGGTTTGGTGCACGAAAGAGTCAAACTCAATGGGAAACCATCAAAGTTAAAAAATCCACTTTTCCATTATTCTTACAAAAACATTTCAGACCATTTAAAGTTTATAGATCGTTATTCGAGTTTGTTTGCAGAAGAAGAATTTAGAAAAGGAAAACGGTCTTCGGTTTTTTGGGCTTTCTTAAAGGGATGTTTTAAAGGATTTTATATGTATTGGATTCGATTGGGAATCCTAGATGGAAAACAAGGTTTTGTCCTTGCTCTCCTTGGGTTTTATTATAATTTTTTAAAGTATTTGAAGTTGTATGAGAAATCGAACTCAGTCCCTTCTTTCTTTGTTATGGTTGATTCGGTTCATGATATAGAGAGCAAAAAATCCACCAAGAAAAATAGCGACCAAATTCACGTTTGA
- the uvrB gene encoding excinuclease ABC subunit UvrB gives MANFKMVSPFKAAGDQVKAIENIAKSFGEGKNKITLVGVTGSGKTFTMAEVITRVKKPTLILSHNKTLAAQLFREFKEFFPENAVEYFVSYYDYYQPEAYVPSSDTFIEKDMSMNEEIDKLRLRATSSLLERDDVIIVSSVSCIYGLGSPEDYMNSVVMLHVGDKIDRDQIIRKFLHIQYARNDIDFSRGNFRVRGDTIEIMPSYQEEGIRIELFGDEIDGLAKIDPLTGKVKTKLDRVVVYPAKHFITSGPKIKDAIEKIKEEMAAQKEYFLKQGKHLEAERIESRTNYDMEMLLELGYCSGIENYSRHLTGRSEGERPACLLDYFPGKDFLLIIDESHVTLPQIGGMYAGDRSRKQTLVEFGFRLPSALDNRPLNFVEFESMTPRTLYVSATPDTNELEKSEAVFEQIIRPTGLLDPIVEVRPTTNQIEDLLNEIRLRIEQKERILITTLTKKMSEDLTDYYKEVGLKIAYLHSEIDTIERTEIIRDLRRGVYDCIVGINLLREGLDIPEVSLVAILDADKEGFLRNYKSLIQTIGRAARNVNGKAILYADRMTDSIKKAISETERRRLIQESHNQKMGITPQTIKKEIHDILPREMAEEDSKEEALKDLEKEFTLKKYKTKDKLREALKREMLRYAQDLDFEKAAMFRDKMLALGPDKIES, from the coding sequence ATGGCAAATTTCAAAATGGTTTCTCCTTTCAAAGCTGCCGGAGACCAAGTGAAAGCAATAGAAAATATTGCGAAGTCATTCGGTGAAGGTAAAAATAAAATCACCCTCGTGGGTGTGACAGGTTCAGGGAAAACCTTTACGATGGCTGAGGTCATCACCCGAGTCAAAAAACCTACACTGATTTTATCTCATAACAAAACCTTAGCTGCACAATTATTTCGTGAGTTTAAGGAATTTTTTCCTGAAAATGCCGTAGAATATTTCGTATCCTATTACGATTATTACCAACCTGAAGCTTACGTGCCATCATCGGATACATTTATCGAAAAAGATATGTCGATGAACGAAGAGATCGACAAACTCAGGTTGCGTGCAACCTCCAGTTTATTAGAACGTGATGATGTGATCATTGTGAGTTCTGTGTCTTGTATTTATGGTTTGGGTTCCCCTGAAGATTATATGAACTCGGTTGTCATGTTACATGTAGGTGATAAAATCGATCGTGACCAAATCATTCGTAAGTTTTTACACATCCAATATGCAAGGAACGATATTGATTTTAGCCGTGGGAATTTCCGAGTTCGCGGAGATACCATTGAAATTATGCCATCCTACCAAGAAGAGGGAATTCGAATCGAACTCTTTGGTGATGAAATAGACGGACTTGCCAAAATTGATCCACTGACTGGAAAAGTAAAAACCAAACTAGACCGAGTGGTAGTGTACCCTGCAAAACACTTCATCACTTCCGGCCCAAAAATCAAAGATGCCATTGAAAAAATCAAAGAAGAGATGGCGGCCCAAAAAGAGTATTTTTTAAAACAAGGTAAACACTTAGAAGCCGAACGAATTGAATCTCGTACGAATTACGACATGGAAATGTTACTCGAACTCGGGTATTGTAGTGGGATTGAAAACTATTCGAGGCATTTGACAGGACGTTCGGAAGGGGAAAGACCTGCGTGTTTACTCGATTATTTTCCTGGGAAAGATTTTTTACTTATCATTGACGAGTCACACGTAACTCTCCCACAAATTGGTGGGATGTATGCAGGGGATAGATCCAGAAAACAAACGTTAGTTGAGTTTGGGTTTCGGTTGCCAAGTGCCCTTGACAATCGTCCACTTAACTTTGTGGAATTTGAATCCATGACACCAAGGACTTTGTATGTGTCTGCCACACCCGATACAAACGAACTCGAAAAAAGTGAAGCGGTATTTGAACAAATCATTCGCCCTACGGGACTTCTTGACCCAATTGTGGAAGTAAGACCAACCACCAATCAAATTGAAGATTTACTCAATGAAATTCGTTTGCGCATCGAACAAAAGGAAAGAATCCTAATCACCACTTTGACAAAAAAAATGTCAGAGGATTTAACTGACTATTACAAAGAAGTGGGTCTAAAAATCGCTTACTTACATTCAGAAATTGATACCATCGAACGAACGGAAATCATCCGAGATTTACGTAGAGGTGTTTATGATTGTATCGTCGGGATCAATTTACTCCGAGAAGGTTTGGATATTCCAGAAGTGTCTCTTGTTGCCATCCTTGATGCAGACAAAGAAGGTTTTTTGCGTAATTACAAATCTCTGATTCAGACCATTGGTCGTGCTGCAAGGAACGTAAATGGAAAGGCAATTTTGTATGCGGATCGAATGACTGATTCCATCAAAAAAGCGATAAGTGAAACGGAGAGACGTCGATTGATCCAGGAGTCGCATAACCAAAAAATGGGGATCACTCCACAAACAATCAAAAAAGAAATTCACGATATCCTTCCGAGAGAGATGGCGGAAGAGGATAGCAAAGAAGAAGCCTTAAAAGATTTAGAAAAAGAATTTACATTGAAGAAATACAAAACCAAAGACAAGTTACGTGAAGCATTAAAACGAGAAATGTTACGTTATGCTCAAGATTTGGATTTTGAAAAAGCTGCTATGTTTCGTGACAAAATGTTAGCACTTGGCCCGGATAAAATAGAATCATAA
- a CDS encoding shikimate dehydrogenase family protein gives MYSKHTEIFGILGFPLGHTLSPWIHNTLFKLSGYDGVYLVFENEHWKQIGLKPLLDLGVKGVSVTIPFKEWAYTQANEACEASKTMAASNTLLFRNGISAVNTDGTGALESIKQMNSDLVNPGIEKKILVLGSGGSAKGILFAIAKELEGYHKQHSFKRKVHILARNKIAKNEIEQSLGNPSWLEQPTKEEVIQNREEYDLIIHTTPVGMNGVGGEPILDSHFFTKKHTLFDIVYNPLETDLVKEAKKKKAEIIPGYHMLLYQGIRQFELFTGETLKKKWIQKVESTLLKELKHRK, from the coding sequence TTGTATTCAAAACACACAGAGATCTTTGGCATATTAGGATTTCCCTTAGGCCATACCCTATCCCCTTGGATCCACAATACTCTATTTAAACTCAGCGGTTACGATGGAGTGTATCTAGTTTTTGAAAACGAACACTGGAAACAAATCGGATTAAAACCTCTTCTCGATTTAGGTGTCAAAGGAGTTTCTGTTACGATACCATTCAAAGAATGGGCGTATACCCAAGCAAACGAAGCCTGTGAAGCTTCAAAGACGATGGCAGCATCCAATACACTTCTCTTCCGAAATGGAATCAGTGCTGTGAATACAGATGGTACGGGTGCACTAGAGTCGATCAAACAAATGAATTCAGATTTGGTCAATCCGGGCATTGAAAAAAAAATCTTAGTCTTAGGGAGTGGTGGAAGTGCCAAAGGGATTTTATTTGCGATCGCAAAAGAATTAGAAGGTTATCACAAACAACATTCTTTCAAACGAAAAGTACACATTCTTGCCCGAAATAAAATAGCTAAAAATGAAATCGAACAATCGTTAGGAAATCCTTCTTGGCTCGAACAACCTACAAAAGAGGAAGTGATACAAAATAGAGAAGAGTATGATCTCATCATCCATACAACACCAGTGGGGATGAATGGAGTTGGTGGTGAACCAATTTTAGACTCTCATTTTTTTACCAAAAAACACACGTTATTCGACATTGTTTACAACCCTTTGGAAACTGATCTTGTAAAAGAAGCAAAGAAAAAGAAGGCAGAAATTATCCCAGGTTACCATATGTTACTGTACCAAGGGATCAGGCAATTTGAACTTTTTACCGGCGAAACTCTAAAGAAAAAATGGATCCAAAAAGTAGAATCCACTTTACTCAAAGAATTAAAACATAGAAAATAA
- a CDS encoding ATP-binding protein codes for MPFPLSRTELEKEIKTLFSNGLSGNVNDFTSWVFMETQRKFKDVPNVTLETVTTVMDEFVKDGLITTNPIDPREYYITDESPIIRKMGTSESFVILGALHYNPMQYVRARLAYFLKRNGIDEELRMDLCIATVEAVENAAKYGDGGGVEVIFQIDKQKVFSIEMINTVKDFNLEDDIQRGKFSSTATLMRGMMVMQKLFDSVDLEITDNRKQAILKATRKLT; via the coding sequence ATGCCGTTCCCTCTCTCAAGAACCGAGTTAGAGAAAGAAATCAAAACTTTGTTCTCCAATGGACTTTCGGGGAATGTGAACGATTTTACCTCATGGGTGTTTATGGAAACCCAGAGAAAATTCAAAGATGTACCAAACGTCACTTTGGAAACAGTCACCACAGTGATGGATGAGTTTGTCAAAGACGGACTCATCACCACAAACCCCATTGACCCACGAGAGTACTACATTACGGACGAGTCTCCAATCATCCGAAAGATGGGAACATCCGAATCCTTTGTGATCCTCGGAGCACTTCACTATAACCCAATGCAATATGTGCGAGCAAGACTTGCCTACTTTCTCAAACGGAATGGTATTGATGAAGAGTTACGGATGGATCTATGCATTGCCACTGTGGAAGCCGTAGAAAATGCCGCAAAGTATGGTGATGGTGGTGGTGTGGAAGTTATCTTCCAAATTGATAAACAAAAAGTCTTTAGCATTGAAATGATCAATACTGTAAAAGATTTTAATTTAGAAGATGATATCCAAAGAGGTAAATTTTCTTCCACAGCAACACTGATGCGTGGTATGATGGTCATGCAAAAACTTTTTGATTCAGTGGACTTAGAGATCACTGATAACAGAAAACAAGCTATCCTAAAAGCAACTCGTAAACTAACATAG
- a CDS encoding S1 RNA-binding domain-containing protein has translation MKGPSSEFDRLLEESFKKRQSIEPGSRHEAKVTAVKNDYVFIRTIDNKVIGNISTEEWREEVLPKIGDTLIVYFLKENSGDFYFTTCLSQDNLTEENLELANQFEIPVLGQLLLEGNGGWDVKLGSYTAFVPFSQLDVSLKGKNISGKRVKFIISELGKKQSKILLSQKKIADKERETKKQLLRDELKVGMFVSCTVKSIHKFGLIVDMDGLDALVPQSEATYKKSPDLTTEFRVGETLRAKILTLDWSTNKISLSVKDFLSDPWSGKLPFKESDIVSGTVESIKPFGLFVRLGEDFSGLVPNKETGIPQRTPLNTVFQPGQKLEVFVLEINPEKRQIALSISKASEAKDRMEYQEYLSKDESNPSVSSFGLALKKSLENQNQKKKK, from the coding sequence ATGAAAGGCCCATCCTCAGAATTTGACCGTTTATTAGAAGAAAGTTTTAAAAAAAGACAATCCATTGAACCTGGCTCACGCCATGAAGCGAAAGTAACAGCTGTTAAGAATGATTATGTATTCATTAGAACCATAGACAACAAGGTCATTGGGAATATCTCTACAGAAGAGTGGAGAGAAGAAGTGTTACCAAAAATTGGTGATACTCTTATCGTATATTTTTTAAAAGAAAATTCTGGTGATTTTTATTTCACGACTTGTCTCTCGCAAGACAACCTAACAGAAGAAAATTTAGAACTTGCAAATCAGTTTGAGATCCCAGTGCTTGGCCAACTCTTATTGGAAGGGAATGGTGGATGGGACGTGAAACTCGGCAGTTACACTGCTTTTGTTCCGTTCAGCCAATTGGATGTTTCACTCAAAGGTAAAAATATTTCTGGTAAACGGGTTAAGTTTATCATCTCTGAACTTGGGAAAAAACAATCCAAAATCCTACTCTCTCAAAAGAAAATTGCTGATAAAGAAAGAGAAACCAAGAAACAACTGTTACGTGATGAATTAAAGGTAGGAATGTTTGTATCCTGCACTGTCAAAAGTATTCATAAGTTTGGACTCATCGTGGATATGGATGGACTTGATGCCCTAGTTCCACAATCGGAAGCCACATACAAAAAAAGTCCAGACCTCACAACTGAGTTTCGAGTGGGAGAAACTCTCCGTGCAAAAATTCTAACTTTGGATTGGTCTACGAATAAAATCTCCCTCAGTGTAAAAGACTTTTTGTCAGATCCATGGTCTGGCAAACTTCCATTTAAAGAATCTGATATTGTATCAGGAACTGTAGAATCCATCAAACCTTTCGGACTTTTTGTACGCTTAGGAGAAGATTTTTCTGGTCTTGTTCCCAACAAAGAAACGGGAATCCCACAAAGAACTCCACTGAACACAGTGTTCCAACCTGGCCAAAAACTAGAAGTGTTTGTATTGGAAATCAATCCTGAAAAAAGACAAATTGCTTTATCTATCTCTAAAGCTTCAGAAGCTAAAGACAGAATGGAATACCAAGAGTATCTTTCTAAAGATGAGTCCAATCCTTCGGTTTCCAGTTTTGGTCTTGCTTTGAAAAAATCTTTGGAAAACCAAAATCAAAAAAAGAAGAAGTAG
- a CDS encoding phosphoribosylanthranilate isomerase has translation MGTDTKIKICGIKELATLELCHELGVDYVGLNFSPRSPRGINRSVAEEILSIRHLPGFPTLVFLFFENSTEEILSITKEFKPDLIQLIRGDHFLTKEIWESFTNQKQLLPAIRIQSPIGSDEELEPQSSLVILDSFQKGLGGGSGHVFPWEYVTNVKRPYLLAGGITPKNVQLALNTLKPYGIDVASGVETDGKKDPTKIKELVQNVRNI, from the coding sequence ATGGGAACCGATACCAAAATTAAAATCTGTGGAATCAAAGAATTGGCCACACTTGAGTTATGCCACGAACTCGGTGTGGACTATGTTGGTCTCAATTTTTCACCCAGATCACCTCGTGGCATCAATCGAAGCGTAGCAGAAGAAATACTTTCCATCCGCCACTTACCAGGATTCCCTACACTTGTTTTTTTATTTTTTGAAAACTCCACAGAGGAAATCCTATCCATCACAAAAGAATTTAAGCCAGACCTAATCCAACTGATTCGTGGTGATCATTTTCTTACAAAAGAAATTTGGGAATCATTCACAAATCAAAAACAATTACTCCCTGCAATCCGAATCCAATCACCCATCGGTTCAGATGAAGAATTGGAACCTCAGTCTTCCCTAGTCATTTTGGATAGTTTTCAAAAAGGACTCGGTGGAGGCAGTGGACATGTATTCCCTTGGGAATATGTAACCAATGTAAAACGACCTTATTTACTTGCTGGAGGGATCACTCCAAAGAATGTCCAATTAGCTCTGAATACATTAAAACCTTATGGGATCGATGTAGCAAGTGGAGTGGAAACAGACGGTAAAAAAGATCCAACTAAAATCAAAGAATTGGTACAAAATGTCCGAAACATATGA
- a CDS encoding TetR/AcrR family transcriptional regulator: MQTPKEHTRKEILQAAREEFIQLGFEKASMRTIAKKAKVSTSNIYNYFENKEHLLTEILQPVLSGLEKAFAYVSHPDYFEKRFNDSYETWRERFHIALDYVDANRDDFILLLTKSQGSHLEEFPETVLTRLTKINFEQYSTFKQKNPTYKGEVDEFVVRNILSFFLNIFVQMVRQGISKQDMLMYQDSFLKFLHFGYKGSIASDLN, from the coding sequence ATGCAAACTCCAAAAGAACATACTAGAAAAGAAATTCTACAAGCAGCTCGAGAAGAGTTCATCCAACTTGGTTTTGAAAAAGCCAGTATGCGAACCATTGCCAAAAAAGCAAAGGTCTCAACGAGTAATATCTATAATTACTTCGAAAACAAAGAACACTTACTCACAGAGATCTTACAGCCAGTGTTATCAGGACTTGAGAAAGCATTCGCCTATGTCTCACATCCTGACTATTTTGAAAAAAGGTTTAACGACAGTTATGAGACGTGGAGAGAAAGATTCCACATCGCTTTAGATTATGTGGATGCGAACAGGGATGATTTTATCCTACTCCTCACAAAGTCCCAAGGATCTCATTTAGAAGAATTTCCAGAAACTGTCCTCACAAGACTTACCAAAATCAATTTTGAGCAATATTCAACTTTCAAACAAAAAAATCCAACGTATAAAGGGGAGGTAGATGAGTTTGTGGTTCGTAACATCTTATCATTTTTCCTGAATATCTTTGTCCAAATGGTAAGACAAGGGATTTCCAAACAAGACATGCTGATGTACCAAGATAGTTTCCTCAAATTTTTGCATTTTGGATACAAAGGATCGATTGCCTCCGATTTGAACTGA
- a CDS encoding glutamate ligase domain-containing protein codes for MVFEHIQSSFDIKKPKPIRISVVGTNGKGSTSHYLACLFSKLGYNVGLYTSPHLLTPLERFQLVREGEPCLPNIEDVNLCFQTFFLADLQRYESLSYFEFLTAFAYRFFHEQSMGVEIWEAGLGGRLDATKLVEADYIVLTKIGLDHSEILGNTKEAICQEKLGITSDKTLSLFAFLEEVESLPESFHTRPKKETVPLHVISIPPKDSYLEINFLYAKSIVSNILKEQETSVSNIPFTSIRKPKGRMEVLSTKPIVVFDPSHNPDAIRTTSLEFANHHRKFHVVLGSLPDKDLAEILNALPEPNLENLILWEGEGFGRFPAPTGRLHERTMRRSSLPELVPLFQGEIPVLVLGSFRLYGIVANLIQNTIKM; via the coding sequence TTGGTATTCGAACATATACAAAGTTCCTTTGATATAAAAAAACCAAAACCCATTCGGATCAGTGTTGTTGGAACAAATGGAAAAGGTTCCACCTCACACTACTTAGCTTGTTTATTCTCCAAATTAGGATACAATGTAGGTCTTTATACCTCACCTCACCTACTCACACCTTTAGAGAGATTTCAACTGGTGAGAGAAGGTGAACCATGTCTTCCCAACATAGAGGATGTAAATCTTTGTTTCCAAACCTTTTTTTTAGCAGATTTACAACGTTATGAATCTTTGTCTTACTTCGAATTTCTCACTGCATTTGCGTATCGATTTTTCCATGAACAATCTATGGGTGTGGAAATTTGGGAAGCGGGTCTTGGAGGAAGGCTTGATGCCACAAAACTTGTAGAAGCAGACTATATTGTCCTTACCAAAATTGGACTCGATCATTCTGAAATTTTAGGGAACACGAAAGAAGCCATTTGCCAAGAAAAACTGGGGATTACAAGTGATAAAACTTTGTCTCTTTTTGCGTTTCTGGAAGAAGTGGAATCCCTTCCTGAATCATTTCACACTCGGCCCAAAAAAGAAACGGTTCCACTACATGTGATTTCCATTCCACCTAAAGATAGTTATTTGGAGATAAATTTTCTTTATGCAAAAAGTATTGTCTCAAATATTTTAAAGGAACAAGAAACATCAGTTTCCAACATTCCTTTTACTTCCATTCGCAAACCGAAAGGAAGGATGGAAGTCCTTTCGACCAAACCAATTGTCGTTTTTGACCCTTCCCATAACCCAGATGCCATCCGCACCACCTCACTTGAATTTGCCAATCACCACAGAAAATTCCATGTAGTACTAGGAAGCCTTCCCGACAAAGACCTGGCTGAGATTCTGAATGCCCTACCTGAACCAAACCTAGAAAACCTCATCCTTTGGGAAGGAGAGGGTTTTGGCCGTTTCCCTGCCCCTACAGGGAGGCTCCATGAGAGAACCATGAGGCGAAGTTCCCTTCCCGAGTTAGTTCCCTTATTCCAAGGCGAAATTCCGGTTTTGGTGTTAGGAAGTTTCCGACTTTATGGAATTGTGGCAAATTTAATACAAAATACAATAAAGATGTAA